One genomic segment of bacterium includes these proteins:
- a CDS encoding tetratricopeptide repeat protein: MIAGGRDLRKRAAAWLVALATCLPAAGLVAGDDVATFEIDIMIPITYLEPDEQGLFGLIEVGEIHGVVLGGLRDVYRGAADTGSRVVGKAELTAVADTVSVVLLFPAEGDTIRLGDVVEMRLERPRPERDYLTWQIARKAIVFHDLDQNVLFDYHDVIADTGDDPDARTFDTCARAVRELAARLTVEEYPNAYAALQQGRYAGKTTQQVMGETAPEDIRIFFLYVASYFGWYTARNVYVEESFADWVLSEAPPSSLELLDATRNMARGDALAYLAAQRDFTLDLMIVDEWYTEALRFQSEWREEEQEAVIDAMGVLAEAVDVPRFWDLYWSAKANLHQRREEWSASISCWREAIAAAEPGSVSRAVSHNNLGNVLQSDGQYEEALASYEASLDHYGALQDTLVDPEAAESWRGAGQCLTRLGRTEPAAAALTAAAELFARRGGLMDIQRRCGTFSELGDAYEAVGRYREAIDAWTLELYVAEELDWAATVAAAHDDMSDGFWNLGELQKAVDERLESVRIYTELGADRDLAIANTNLGSIYWQLGDAASARERYQSALAVHEAREEWWDVADVLKRMGKDERQKGNHPRALELLGSALETFARDDWTADAAATELEIAEVYEGMGHPARSDSVYALALADYHRAGDTGGEAKVLEWWGYSLIGRKETAAARDKLETALALSEAAGNLGGQADIWRVLSNLYTGLDGDHEAGIAAAGRSLEIARSMPSKQHEAQALTMLATGLFNAGRIDDAFARMRAALDLFRETGDQAGIADSQTALGRLHAARGDYDEAVAAYSEAMAVAEAADLQGSVAGILSAMAWLQHLYGEEEIAFQTAKDAYDIYKEQDNDWALADLYNTLGSARGGQGLYEDSLGLYRLSLEIREAWGDPYGMAASHNNMGDVYRQLGDCETAVEHFREALEIGERIGYVDVMTITAGNLARCYHELGRTDEALDLIDRGLELARSVGVPPRIIDMHIFRADLLFELDELDEAATAIREGLTIAAPMGTTVATMKMGAKLGAVDWKRGRHAEAESRLREVIPQLREMRNPILLWEPLFYLGRIQRDRGEPEPAVDAFREAIDTLEQVRQGIEDEDVASGFQEKHGDVYRELVDVLMELGREEEAWEILGLMKSSEAREMGAGGPRLNDDDQALVDEAAGLRSHETRLVRLLREELARPVEQQRPELVTVWQTEIDSLKLHFHDFTRSLRRDHPQAYERLEVEPVSFNQLRRGLLVTEAFVEPVVLPDRIVVFVVRGDEDPLIYREVPVAQARVDELIREMRAGLEHPDDDWETARTARLAGMPAPPAERIDPSIPARELHALLIDPLAGDLIGVETLIVSPSGRLRYIPFAALYDGERYLLERYRLCVLTQAGTLTSRRPVPTDAALLAFGNPDSTLAGAELEVNELEEIWQPAPVTAVYGEDATKARLRDEVGTHNILHLATHGVLLNDRPEASYLVLAGEDDSARLTFRDIVLLELFDVDLAVLSACETAVGDHGEGKEIAGLAYNFEQTGAAAVIASLWMVNDESTSQLMTHLYRILHEGGTTKVEALRQAQLALRNSDDYAHPYYWAPFILIGNWR, from the coding sequence ATGATCGCTGGCGGACGAGATCTCCGGAAACGTGCAGCTGCCTGGCTCGTCGCCCTCGCCACCTGCCTGCCGGCTGCCGGCCTCGTCGCCGGGGACGATGTCGCGACCTTCGAGATCGACATCATGATCCCCATCACCTACCTGGAGCCAGACGAGCAAGGCCTGTTCGGCCTGATCGAGGTCGGCGAAATCCACGGCGTGGTCCTCGGCGGCCTGCGCGACGTCTACCGGGGCGCCGCCGACACGGGCTCCCGCGTGGTGGGCAAGGCGGAGCTGACCGCCGTCGCCGACACGGTCTCCGTCGTCCTGCTCTTTCCCGCCGAGGGCGACACCATCCGCCTGGGCGACGTGGTGGAGATGCGTCTCGAGCGCCCCCGCCCCGAGCGGGACTACCTGACCTGGCAGATAGCCCGCAAGGCCATCGTGTTCCACGATCTTGACCAGAACGTGCTCTTCGACTATCACGACGTGATCGCCGACACCGGTGACGATCCCGACGCGCGCACCTTCGACACCTGCGCGCGCGCGGTGCGGGAACTGGCTGCGCGGCTGACCGTCGAGGAGTACCCGAACGCCTACGCGGCCCTCCAGCAGGGGCGTTACGCCGGCAAGACCACGCAACAGGTCATGGGCGAAACCGCGCCCGAGGACATCCGCATCTTCTTCTTGTACGTGGCCTCCTACTTCGGCTGGTACACGGCGCGGAACGTGTATGTCGAGGAGAGCTTCGCCGACTGGGTCCTGTCGGAGGCCCCCCCCTCGTCGCTGGAACTGCTGGACGCGACCCGGAACATGGCGCGCGGGGACGCCCTGGCCTACCTGGCGGCGCAGCGCGACTTCACCCTCGACTTGATGATCGTCGACGAGTGGTACACCGAAGCGCTGCGCTTCCAGTCCGAGTGGCGCGAGGAAGAACAGGAGGCCGTGATCGACGCCATGGGCGTGCTGGCCGAGGCCGTCGACGTGCCAAGATTCTGGGACCTCTACTGGAGCGCCAAGGCGAACCTGCACCAGAGACGCGAGGAATGGAGCGCGTCCATAAGCTGCTGGCGGGAAGCGATCGCCGCCGCGGAGCCGGGCTCCGTTTCCCGCGCCGTCTCCCACAACAACCTGGGCAACGTCCTGCAGAGCGACGGGCAATACGAGGAGGCCCTGGCCAGCTACGAGGCCTCCCTGGACCACTACGGTGCCCTGCAGGACACCCTCGTCGACCCGGAGGCCGCCGAATCCTGGCGCGGCGCGGGCCAGTGCCTCACCCGGCTGGGCCGGACCGAACCCGCGGCGGCGGCCCTGACGGCGGCCGCCGAGCTCTTCGCCCGTCGCGGCGGCCTGATGGACATCCAGCGCCGGTGCGGCACCTTCTCCGAGCTGGGCGACGCCTACGAAGCGGTCGGCCGTTACCGCGAGGCCATCGACGCCTGGACCCTCGAGCTGTACGTGGCCGAGGAACTCGACTGGGCGGCGACGGTCGCCGCGGCCCACGACGACATGAGCGACGGCTTCTGGAACCTGGGCGAGCTGCAGAAAGCCGTTGACGAGCGCCTGGAGTCGGTCCGCATCTACACGGAACTGGGCGCCGACCGCGATCTCGCCATCGCCAACACCAACCTCGGGTCCATCTACTGGCAGCTCGGGGACGCCGCGAGCGCCCGGGAGCGCTACCAGTCGGCCCTGGCCGTGCACGAGGCCCGCGAGGAGTGGTGGGACGTGGCCGACGTGCTGAAGCGCATGGGCAAGGACGAACGCCAGAAGGGCAACCACCCCCGGGCCCTGGAGCTGCTCGGCTCGGCCCTGGAGACCTTCGCCCGGGACGACTGGACGGCGGACGCCGCGGCGACCGAGCTGGAGATCGCCGAGGTCTACGAGGGCATGGGGCACCCCGCCCGGTCGGACAGCGTCTACGCCCTGGCCCTGGCGGACTACCACCGCGCGGGCGACACCGGCGGCGAGGCCAAGGTGCTGGAGTGGTGGGGCTACAGCCTCATCGGCCGCAAGGAGACCGCTGCCGCCCGCGACAAACTCGAAACCGCGCTGGCCCTGAGCGAGGCTGCCGGCAATCTCGGCGGCCAGGCGGACATCTGGCGCGTCCTGAGCAACCTCTACACCGGTCTCGACGGCGACCACGAGGCGGGCATCGCCGCCGCCGGTCGCTCCCTGGAGATCGCCCGCAGCATGCCGAGCAAGCAGCACGAGGCCCAGGCCCTGACCATGCTCGCCACGGGCCTGTTCAATGCGGGCCGGATCGACGACGCCTTCGCGCGGATGCGCGCGGCCCTGGACCTCTTCCGGGAGACCGGGGACCAGGCGGGCATCGCCGACTCGCAGACCGCACTCGGGCGCCTCCACGCCGCCCGCGGCGATTACGACGAGGCCGTCGCCGCCTACTCCGAGGCCATGGCCGTCGCCGAGGCCGCCGACCTGCAGGGCAGCGTCGCGGGCATCCTGAGCGCCATGGCCTGGTTGCAGCACCTGTACGGGGAGGAGGAGATAGCCTTCCAGACCGCCAAGGACGCCTACGACATCTACAAGGAACAGGACAACGACTGGGCGCTGGCCGACCTCTACAACACCCTGGGCTCGGCGCGCGGGGGCCAGGGCCTGTACGAAGACTCCCTCGGCCTGTACCGCCTGTCCCTGGAGATCCGCGAGGCCTGGGGCGACCCCTACGGCATGGCCGCCTCCCACAACAACATGGGCGACGTCTACCGCCAGCTGGGCGACTGCGAAACCGCCGTGGAGCACTTCCGCGAGGCCCTGGAGATCGGCGAGCGGATCGGCTACGTGGACGTCATGACCATCACCGCCGGCAACCTGGCCCGCTGCTACCACGAACTGGGCCGCACCGACGAGGCACTGGACCTGATCGACCGCGGCCTGGAACTGGCCCGGAGCGTGGGCGTGCCGCCGCGCATCATCGACATGCACATCTTCCGGGCGGACCTGCTCTTCGAGCTGGACGAGCTGGACGAGGCGGCGACGGCCATCCGGGAGGGCCTGACGATCGCCGCACCCATGGGCACCACCGTGGCCACCATGAAGATGGGCGCGAAGCTGGGCGCCGTGGACTGGAAGCGCGGCCGCCACGCCGAAGCCGAGTCGCGACTGCGCGAGGTCATCCCCCAGCTGCGCGAGATGCGCAACCCGATCCTCCTGTGGGAGCCCCTGTTCTACCTGGGCCGGATCCAGCGCGACCGGGGCGAACCCGAGCCCGCCGTCGACGCCTTCCGCGAGGCCATCGACACGCTGGAGCAGGTGCGCCAGGGCATCGAAGACGAGGACGTGGCCAGCGGCTTCCAGGAGAAGCACGGGGACGTGTACCGCGAGCTGGTCGACGTGCTGATGGAGCTCGGCCGCGAGGAGGAGGCCTGGGAGATCCTGGGCCTGATGAAGTCCTCGGAGGCCAGGGAGATGGGCGCCGGCGGCCCCCGCCTCAACGACGACGACCAGGCACTGGTGGACGAGGCCGCGGGCCTGCGCTCCCACGAGACCCGCCTCGTGCGCCTCCTGCGCGAGGAGCTGGCCCGGCCCGTTGAGCAGCAGCGCCCGGAGCTCGTCACGGTCTGGCAGACGGAGATCGATTCCCTGAAGCTGCACTTCCACGACTTCACGCGCTCCCTGCGCCGCGACCACCCGCAGGCCTACGAGCGTCTGGAGGTGGAGCCGGTGTCCTTCAACCAGCTCCGGCGCGGCCTGCTCGTGACCGAGGCCTTCGTGGAGCCGGTGGTCCTGCCCGACCGGATCGTCGTCTTCGTGGTGCGCGGGGACGAGGATCCGCTGATCTACCGCGAGGTGCCCGTGGCACAGGCTCGCGTCGACGAGCTGATCCGCGAGATGCGCGCCGGGCTGGAGCATCCCGACGACGACTGGGAGACCGCGCGCACGGCGCGCCTGGCCGGCATGCCTGCGCCGCCAGCCGAGCGTATCGATCCCAGCATACCGGCGCGGGAGCTGCACGCCCTGCTGATCGACCCCCTGGCCGGCGACCTGATCGGCGTGGAGACCCTGATCGTCAGCCCGAGCGGGCGCCTGCGCTACATCCCCTTCGCCGCCCTCTACGACGGCGAGCGCTACCTGCTGGAACGCTATCGCCTCTGCGTGCTGACCCAGGCCGGTACGCTGACATCGCGCCGGCCGGTCCCGACCGACGCGGCCCTGCTCGCCTTCGGCAACCCCGACAGCACGCTCGCCGGGGCCGAGCTCGAGGTGAACGAGCTGGAGGAGATCTGGCAGCCGGCGCCCGTCACGGCCGTCTACGGCGAGGACGCCACCAAGGCGCGGCTGCGCGACGAGGTCGGCACCCACAACATCCTGCACCTGGCCACCCACGGCGTCCTGCTCAACGATCGCCCCGAAGCTTCCTACCTGGTGCTGGCCGGCGAGGACGACAGCGCCCGCCTCACCTTCCGCGACATCGTCCTGCTCGAACTCTTCGACGTGGACCTGGCCGTGCTCTCGGCCTGCGAGACGGCCGTCGGCGACCACGGCGAGGGCAAGGAGATCGCCGGCCTGGCCTACAACTTCGAGCAGACGGGCGCGGCGGCGGTCATCGCCAGCCTGTGGATGGTCAACGACGAGAGCACGTCGCAGCTCATGACGCACCTCTACCGCATCCTGCACGAGGGCGGCACGACCAAGGTCGAGGCGCTCCGGCAGGCCCAGCTCGCCCTGCGCAACAGCGACGACTACGCCCATCCTTACTACTGGGCGCCGTTCATCCTCATCGGGAACTGGCGCTGA
- a CDS encoding DUF1684 domain-containing protein has translation MKRTHALWTIACLCSLAVVGGCGERAPGPVTMDDAEQEAWEIRLVEMRIDKNERFTDPEQTPLMEQDLPGFEGLNYYYPVPELRFRVPFVETAAADTVTLVKRQGESVRYLRKGHVAFKHEGSVYKLQAFGPVGAAPDGDYLWLPFYDETSGEETFGGGRYLDLEVDDEGIAELDFNFAYNPLCDYNHERYNCTLPPEENRLEIPVRAGEKLFRLEE, from the coding sequence ATGAAGCGTACCCACGCTCTTTGGACGATCGCGTGCCTCTGCAGCCTGGCCGTCGTGGGCGGTTGCGGCGAACGGGCGCCCGGACCGGTGACCATGGACGACGCGGAGCAGGAAGCCTGGGAGATCCGTCTGGTCGAGATGCGCATCGACAAGAACGAGCGCTTCACCGACCCGGAACAGACCCCGTTGATGGAGCAGGACCTGCCCGGCTTCGAGGGGCTCAACTACTACTACCCCGTGCCCGAATTGCGTTTCCGCGTGCCCTTCGTGGAGACGGCCGCCGCCGACACGGTGACGCTGGTCAAGCGCCAGGGCGAATCGGTGAGATACCTGCGCAAGGGCCACGTCGCTTTCAAGCACGAAGGGTCCGTCTACAAGCTCCAGGCCTTCGGCCCGGTGGGCGCCGCGCCGGACGGCGATTATCTCTGGCTGCCCTTCTACGACGAGACGTCGGGGGAGGAGACCTTCGGCGGCGGTCGCTACCTGGACCTCGAGGTCGACGACGAGGGCATCGCGGAACTGGACTTCAACTTCGCCTACAACCCCCTCTGCGACTACAACCACGAACGCTACAACTGCACCCTGCCGCCCGAGGAGAACCGCCTGGAGATCCCCGTGCGCGCCGGCGAGAAGCTCTTCCGCCTGGAGGAATGA
- a CDS encoding caspase family protein — protein sequence MKTRRLSIFLLACATAASAAVARGFPPHAAAEPGKRALLVGISQYKRGGPDDMADLHSGADVAAIATMLTRRFGFSPDDVKILSAPEKTTHEAIVGAFRAWLIAPTGVDDIVYFHYSGHGTTVPDDDGDELDGLDESLVPSDYVSKRDGSRNIRDDEIARLLEDLSEKHPGNVTLTFDCCYSGTATRAGRMLVRGQSWPGDDGGSRRPPVTDGVPDGGSGIAPASHPAARGYVVISATSQGQLAAETEDDDGNVMGLFTYALIAAAQEADAATTYRDLYERMGDLMLRRNRRQTPQVEGELDRLLFAGAGVTPPAYIPVTGDPGGGVFLEAGSLQGITRDSRYALFPAGTRDFASAAPLAEAVVSRVDLSYAQLALAPEATVSIEDLRAARAIEVEHSYGDNRLKVDLSALDASASWDGLRETLSDLPLLDTGPGAAERWDVRLDAPTGDAIRLERRDGSELAAAPVGPELSARIARALEGESRWRFVSGLENDDPYAQVDIELRLAPVEVRLAAAGYAQEVLGDLDLPPGDGGLREIPAGTHVMLELRNTGFLDAYVTVLDLRGEGEIGPLWPYPGLRVQDNRIVADGQWVRIPAPFIFRIDGPSGAEMFKAIATAEPADFSPLLDRDAIRDLERNRSAGPRDDESPLGQLLRAATLGERSTTSVAPGKWATATVSFIVTDGPAQEDR from the coding sequence ATGAAGACGCGTCGCCTCTCGATCTTCCTGCTGGCCTGCGCGACGGCGGCCTCTGCCGCCGTCGCGCGGGGCTTCCCCCCGCACGCCGCCGCCGAGCCGGGCAAGCGCGCCCTGCTCGTTGGCATCTCCCAGTACAAGCGGGGCGGGCCAGACGACATGGCCGACCTGCACAGCGGCGCCGACGTGGCGGCGATCGCCACCATGCTCACCCGGCGCTTCGGTTTTTCCCCCGACGACGTGAAGATCCTGTCCGCGCCCGAGAAAACCACCCACGAAGCGATCGTCGGCGCCTTCCGCGCGTGGCTGATCGCGCCGACGGGCGTGGACGACATCGTCTACTTCCACTATTCCGGCCACGGCACCACCGTGCCCGACGACGACGGCGACGAGCTGGACGGCCTGGACGAGTCGCTGGTCCCGTCGGACTACGTGTCCAAGCGGGACGGCTCGCGCAACATCCGCGACGACGAGATCGCCCGGCTGCTGGAGGACCTGAGCGAGAAGCATCCGGGCAACGTCACCCTGACCTTCGACTGCTGCTACTCGGGCACCGCCACGCGCGCCGGGCGCATGCTCGTCAGGGGCCAGTCGTGGCCCGGGGACGACGGCGGGTCGCGGCGGCCGCCCGTGACAGATGGCGTCCCGGACGGCGGCAGCGGCATCGCCCCGGCCAGCCACCCCGCGGCCAGGGGCTACGTCGTGATATCGGCCACCAGCCAGGGACAGCTCGCCGCGGAGACGGAGGACGACGACGGGAACGTGATGGGCCTGTTCACCTACGCCCTGATCGCCGCCGCGCAGGAGGCTGACGCCGCGACCACCTACCGCGACCTCTACGAGCGCATGGGCGACCTCATGCTGCGTCGCAACCGGCGACAGACGCCCCAGGTCGAAGGCGAGCTCGACCGGCTGCTCTTCGCCGGCGCGGGCGTGACGCCGCCGGCCTACATCCCAGTCACCGGCGACCCCGGCGGCGGCGTCTTCCTGGAGGCCGGCTCCCTGCAGGGGATCACCCGCGACTCGCGCTACGCCCTCTTCCCCGCCGGCACCCGCGACTTCGCCTCGGCCGCGCCGCTGGCCGAGGCCGTCGTCTCGCGGGTCGATCTCAGCTACGCTCAGCTCGCCCTGGCGCCGGAGGCGACCGTATCGATCGAGGATCTGCGCGCCGCGCGGGCCATCGAGGTCGAGCACAGCTACGGCGACAATCGGCTCAAGGTGGACCTGTCGGCCCTAGACGCGAGCGCGTCCTGGGACGGCCTGCGCGAGACCCTCTCCGACCTGCCCCTGCTGGACACGGGACCCGGCGCCGCCGAGCGCTGGGACGTGCGCCTCGACGCCCCCACGGGCGACGCCATCCGCCTCGAGCGGCGGGACGGATCGGAGCTGGCGGCCGCACCGGTGGGCCCGGAGCTGTCCGCAAGGATCGCGCGCGCCCTGGAGGGCGAATCGCGCTGGCGGTTCGTCAGCGGCCTCGAGAACGACGATCCCTACGCCCAGGTGGACATCGAGCTGCGCCTGGCGCCGGTGGAAGTGCGCCTCGCCGCCGCCGGTTACGCCCAGGAGGTGCTCGGCGACCTGGACCTGCCTCCGGGCGACGGCGGCCTCCGGGAGATACCGGCCGGCACCCACGTCATGCTCGAGCTGCGCAACACCGGCTTCCTGGACGCCTACGTGACGGTGCTGGACCTGCGCGGCGAGGGCGAGATCGGGCCGTTGTGGCCCTATCCCGGACTGCGGGTCCAGGACAACCGCATCGTCGCCGACGGACAGTGGGTGCGCATCCCGGCGCCGTTCATCTTCCGCATCGACGGACCCAGCGGCGCCGAGATGTTCAAGGCCATCGCCACGGCCGAGCCCGCCGATTTCAGCCCGCTGCTGGACCGCGACGCCATCCGCGACCTGGAACGAAACCGCAGCGCCGGGCCGCGCGACGACGAATCCCCCTTGGGACAGCTGCTGCGAGCGGCTACCCTGGGCGAACGCAGCACGACGAGCGTCGCGCCGGGCAAGTGGGCCACCGCCACGGTGAGCTTCATCGTGACCGACGGACCTGCACAGGAGGACCGATGA
- a CDS encoding isoaspartyl peptidase/L-asparaginase: protein MRPRPFVFSLLLATAASLCGCGDSHDDRYPGGREVVLLAGGQDRDGPLAVTHGGVGSPSTWTEDIQSAAGAALAETAATGDALAGALVGTLVLEDNPLLNAGTGANIRLDGRTIQMDAALMTSDGAFAAVAVIEHVRNPILVARAVLDTPHRLLAGDGATRFAHAMGFADETPTCEQAAAKYRQRIARLLRGEAGGGYDTFDWRRAWNFPGPPPSLPAEEADPDTGLPLTPRDIFDTVGTVTRAADGSFAATLSTGGTSITLNGRVGDVPIYGCGCFAGPAGAVACTGHGEEIIRAAMARTVYGWLADGLSAREAVERGVANFPEDWSLGLIAVGREGWGVAATEQMAYGAAGVSSE, encoded by the coding sequence ATGAGACCCCGCCCGTTCGTCTTCTCGCTGTTGCTGGCGACCGCCGCGTCGCTGTGCGGCTGCGGCGACTCCCACGATGACCGGTATCCGGGCGGCCGCGAGGTGGTCCTGCTCGCCGGAGGGCAGGATCGCGACGGCCCCCTCGCCGTGACCCACGGCGGCGTCGGGTCGCCTTCGACCTGGACCGAGGACATCCAGTCGGCCGCGGGAGCCGCCCTGGCCGAGACCGCGGCGACCGGCGACGCGCTAGCCGGCGCCCTGGTCGGCACCCTGGTCCTGGAGGACAACCCGCTGCTGAACGCCGGCACCGGCGCCAACATCCGCCTCGACGGGCGCACCATCCAGATGGACGCGGCCCTGATGACCTCCGACGGCGCGTTCGCGGCGGTGGCGGTGATCGAACACGTGCGCAATCCCATCCTGGTGGCGCGGGCGGTGCTCGACACGCCGCACCGCCTGCTGGCCGGCGACGGCGCCACGCGCTTCGCCCACGCCATGGGCTTCGCCGACGAGACGCCCACCTGCGAACAGGCCGCAGCCAAGTATCGCCAGCGCATCGCCAGGCTGCTGCGCGGCGAGGCGGGCGGCGGCTACGACACCTTCGACTGGCGGCGGGCCTGGAATTTCCCCGGCCCCCCGCCGTCGCTGCCCGCCGAAGAGGCCGACCCCGATACCGGCCTGCCCCTGACCCCCCGCGACATCTTCGACACCGTCGGCACGGTGACCCGCGCCGCCGACGGCTCCTTCGCGGCCACCCTGTCCACCGGCGGCACCTCGATCACCCTGAACGGACGCGTGGGCGACGTGCCCATCTACGGCTGCGGCTGCTTCGCCGGCCCCGCGGGCGCGGTGGCCTGCACGGGGCACGGCGAGGAGATCATCCGCGCGGCCATGGCCCGCACGGTCTACGGCTGGCTGGCCGACGGCCTGTCGGCGCGGGAGGCGGTCGAGAGGGGTGTGGCGAATTTCCCGGAGGACTGGTCGCTGGGGCTGATCGCCGTGGGAAGGGAAGGCTGGGGCGTCGCGGCCACCGAGCAGATGGCCTACGGGGCGGCGGGCGTGTCGTCGGAGTGA
- a CDS encoding autotransporter outer membrane beta-barrel domain-containing protein, whose protein sequence is MRTCLLMILLSIASFARSAPAPIEADGGPGVLFVLGAGVGWGRTADNVLRLYDDYARIPRLDDREAGTSLQLGAGCRLLDDLTVGVELLAWSRRADDDLASARLDLITAAVAVTWHPWRGGLFARLGYGLGSARLDYLERGRQEIMHDTGTCYLLACGYELHLGGALSLSPQISHAAFATRDLEVWASLTSLTLALNIEP, encoded by the coding sequence ATGCGCACGTGCCTGCTGATGATCTTGCTGTCGATCGCGTCCTTCGCCCGGAGCGCGCCCGCGCCGATCGAGGCGGACGGCGGCCCCGGCGTGCTGTTCGTGCTGGGAGCCGGCGTGGGCTGGGGTCGGACGGCCGACAACGTGCTGCGCCTCTACGACGATTACGCCCGCATCCCGCGGCTGGACGACCGGGAGGCGGGCACGTCCCTGCAGCTGGGCGCCGGCTGCAGGCTGCTCGACGATCTGACCGTCGGCGTCGAGCTGCTCGCCTGGTCGCGACGGGCCGACGACGATCTCGCCTCGGCGCGTCTCGATCTGATCACCGCGGCCGTGGCCGTCACCTGGCATCCCTGGCGAGGCGGCCTGTTCGCACGCCTGGGTTACGGCCTGGGCTCGGCCCGCCTCGACTACCTGGAACGCGGCCGCCAGGAGATCATGCACGACACCGGCACCTGTTACCTGCTGGCCTGCGGCTACGAACTGCACCTCGGCGGCGCGCTTTCGCTGTCGCCTCAGATCTCGCACGCCGCCTTCGCCACGCGCGACCTGGAAGTTTGGGCCTCGCTGACCAGCCTGACCCTCGCCCTGAACATCGAACCGTAG
- a CDS encoding DUF456 family protein, with amino-acid sequence MLDTLGDIGVWIAFGVWTMLLLCGALMTILGLSGNFIIVGLGLVHALVTGFDPISWQLLLLLLGLAIVGEVVESVLGVVYVARKGATRYGVLGAFLGGLAGAALGSGVVPVIGTVVGSFVGAFAGAVAGEYLRERRTDASVRIGWHAFAGKMLASGFKFALALAMIALLLQRAWPGSA; translated from the coding sequence GTGCTGGACACGTTGGGCGACATCGGCGTCTGGATCGCCTTCGGGGTCTGGACGATGCTGCTGCTCTGCGGCGCGCTGATGACGATCCTCGGCCTGAGCGGCAACTTCATCATCGTCGGTCTGGGGCTCGTCCACGCGCTGGTGACCGGCTTCGATCCCATCTCCTGGCAACTGCTGCTGCTGCTGCTCGGCCTGGCCATCGTCGGCGAGGTGGTCGAATCCGTGCTCGGGGTCGTCTACGTGGCGCGCAAGGGCGCCACGCGTTACGGCGTGCTGGGGGCGTTCCTGGGCGGTCTGGCGGGCGCGGCGCTGGGCAGCGGCGTCGTGCCGGTGATCGGCACGGTCGTCGGCAGCTTCGTCGGCGCTTTTGCCGGGGCGGTGGCGGGGGAGTACCTGCGGGAGCGGCGGACCGACGCCAGCGTGCGCATCGGCTGGCACGCCTTCGCCGGCAAGATGCTGGCCAGCGGCTTCAAGTTCGCCCTGGCTTTGGCCATGATCGCGCTGCTGCTGCAGCGGGCGTGGCCGGGCTCGGCCTGA